The proteins below come from a single Mangifera indica cultivar Alphonso chromosome 16, CATAS_Mindica_2.1, whole genome shotgun sequence genomic window:
- the LOC123198756 gene encoding cytochrome P450 81E8-like: MQDTAILYSSLSLLFIILALKLLIHSRKSRKNLPPSPPSLPILGHLRLIKHPMHRSLHKLSQKYGPIMSLRFGSRPVTIVSSLAVAEECFTKNDIVLANRPKLLIGKHFGYNYTTLPESPYGDHWRNLRRIAAIEVLSSHRLNMFLSIRREEIRQLLKKLSCGSLQGIAKVQLKTMFSELTFNIMMRMVAGKRYYGDEVEDEEEARRFRKIVKEAVSYAGVSNPRDFLPILNWIDGGDFQKKISRMSKNIDGFLQGLIDEHRCKKSNLESMNTMIDHLLTLQESQPEYYTDQIIKGLNMAMLVAGTDTSSVTLEWAMSNLVNHPEILKKARIELDTQIGQARLIDEPDLSKLPYVQSIVSETLRLYPAAPLLVPHMSSDDCTIGGYDVPRETMLLVNAWAIHRDPTLWNDPSDFKPERFFNDEGQAHKLTIPFGLGRRACPGAGLAQRVVGLALGSLIQCFEWERIGEEMVDMAEGKGITMPKAEALEVMCRARPIVKNVLFGSD; encoded by the exons ATGCAAGACACAGCCATCCTCTActcatctctttctcttctcttcatcatTCTCGCTTTGAAATTGCTGATTCATTCAAGAAAAAGCCGCAAAAATCTCCCTCCAAGCCCGCCTTCATTACCTATTCTAGGGCACCTTCGCCTCATCAAACACCCTATGCATCGCTCTCTGCACAAACTGTCACAAAAATATGGCCCCATCATGTCCCTTCGATTCGGCTCCCGCCCTGTGACAATAGTTTCATCTCTAGCAGTTGCTGAGGAATGTTTTACgaaaaacgatattgttttagcCAATCGACCAAAGTTACTCATCGGCAAGCACTTTGGCTATAACTACACCACTCTTCCGGAATCCCCCTACGGTGATCACTGGCGCAACCTTCGTCGCATAGCTGCCATTGAAGTGCTCTCATCACATCgtcttaacatgtttttatcCATAAGAAGGGAAGAAATCAGACAGCTACTAAAAAAACTGTCTTGTGGATCACTACAAGGGATTGCGAAGGTGCAGCTTAAGACAATGTTTTCagaattaacttttaatattatgatgAGAATGGTTGCAGGGAAGCGGTACTACGGCGATGAAGTGGAGGATGAAGAAGAGGCAAGGAGGTTTAGGAAGATTGTTAAGGAGGCTGTATCATATGCTGGGGTCTCGAATCCACGAGATTTCTTGCCCATCTTGAATTGGATTGATGGTGGTGATTTTCAGAAGAAAATTTCAAGGATGAGTAAAAACATTGATGGGTTTTTGCAAGGTTTAATTGATGAACATAGATGTAAAAAGAGTAATTTAGAGAGCATGAATACTATGATTGATCATCTGCTTACATTACAAGAATCACAGCCAGAGTATTACACTGATCAAATCATCAAAGGCCTTAATATG GCAATGCTAGTTGCCGGAACAGATACATCATCAGTTACATTAGAATGGGCAATGTCAAATTTGGTGAATCACCCAGAAATATTGAAGAAGGCAAGAATAGAATTAGACACTCAAATTGGCCAAGCTCGTTTGATAGATGAACCTGATCTATCTAAACTGCCATATGTTCAAAGCATTGTATCAGAGACTCTTCGACTCTACCCAGCAGCTCCACTTCTGGTTCCTCACATGTCATCCGATGACTGCACAATAGGGGGATACGATGTGCCACGTGAAACAATGTTATTGGTCAATGCATGGGCCATTCATAGAGACCCCACTTTATGGAATGACCCCAGCGACTTTAAACCCGAGAGGTTTTTCAATGATGAAGGTCAGGCCCACAAGCTAACAATACCATTCGGACTCGGAAGGCGGGCCTGTCCTGGAGCTGGCCTGGCCCAGCGGGTCGTCGGATTGGCTTTGGGATCGTTGATTCAGTGCTTTGAGTGGGAAAGGATTGGTGAAGAAATGGTTGATATGGCTGAAGGAAAAGGTATCACCATGCCCAAAGCCGAAGCATTGGAGGTCATGTGTAGAGCTCGTCCCATCGTAAAAAATGTTCTCTTTGGGTCTGATTAG